Proteins co-encoded in one Ralstonia sp. RRA genomic window:
- a CDS encoding ANTAR domain-containing protein, with protein sequence MQAKPPTPPASPAAPHPAAPMRVLLVRDPLDAEQINLELIRAGLAEAGFIDVGLADADLTLPDRIAQAQPDMVIVASESAARDTIEHVCVATQHAPRPIVLFTDNDDAARIKSAFAAGITAYIVDGIKPTRVKAVLDVAYARFEHERELRAELDTAKTQLAERKVLERAKGLLMKQMNLSEDEAFKRLRKMAMDRNIKLVEAAQRVIDVMAG encoded by the coding sequence CGGCCGCGCCGATGCGCGTGCTGCTGGTGCGTGATCCGTTGGATGCCGAGCAGATCAACCTGGAGCTGATCCGTGCGGGCTTGGCCGAAGCCGGCTTCATCGACGTGGGCCTGGCCGACGCCGACCTCACCCTGCCCGACCGCATCGCGCAGGCACAGCCCGACATGGTGATCGTTGCGTCCGAGTCGGCCGCGCGGGACACCATCGAGCACGTCTGCGTGGCCACCCAGCACGCGCCGCGCCCGATCGTGCTGTTCACCGACAACGACGACGCGGCGCGCATCAAATCGGCGTTCGCTGCGGGCATCACGGCCTACATCGTCGACGGCATCAAGCCCACGCGCGTCAAGGCCGTGCTGGACGTGGCCTATGCGCGCTTCGAGCACGAGCGCGAACTGCGCGCCGAACTGGATACCGCCAAGACCCAGCTGGCCGAGCGCAAGGTGCTGGAGCGCGCCAAGGGCCTACTGATGAAGCAGATGAACCTGTCGGAAGACGAGGCCTTCAAGCGCCTGCGCAAGATGGCGATGGACCGCAATATCAAGCTGGTCGAAGCCGCCCAGCGGGTGATTGACGTGATGGCAGGCTAG